From Solea senegalensis isolate Sse05_10M linkage group LG7, IFAPA_SoseM_1, whole genome shotgun sequence, a single genomic window includes:
- the nudt19 gene encoding nucleoside diphosphate-linked moiety X motif 19, whose protein sequence is MNTSLTRWKEAATLILAAGRQLVAGSQSSGSLQKAASASPLADSGCAVSHLLHSSFDYEVLLLKRSGKSRFMPSAYVFPGGVVDASDFSSEWLDIFSSFKNVSDFGLRSIEQAPDSRPPIFATNRMKLGSPIPGEVAFRICALRETFEESGVLLVLSKMEEESLLESLKDRRYNDQALPCQTNVLSSSELTKWRALVNQNPSNFIRMCRELEVLPNIWALHEWSNWLTPAGKYGGTRFDTAFFICCLQEAPHTLQDQREIVHYQWSTPSEVLQSSQAQELWIPPPQFYEFSRLCRFPLLSDLHVFASQRAIKGCEHWLPVVFLKDDHYISLLPGDKLYPLDGSEDIQVDTGTDSQLDKPEEEPALHRILVMSSNSLALQITIQPKYDHVLPVIMPPLSHDPQSRL, encoded by the exons ATGAACACCAGTCTAACGCGCTGGAAGGAGGCGGCTACTCTCATTTTAGCCGCAGGCCGCCAGCTCGTTGCGGGCAGTCAGTCGTCAGGTTCACTGCAGAAAGCCGCTTCAGCTTCCCCGCTGGCTGACAGCGGCTGCGCGGTGTCACACCTGCTGCACTCCTCCTTTGATTATGAGGTGTTGTTGCTCAAACGCAGCGGGAAAAGCCGATTTATGCCCAGTGCCTATGTGTTTCCCGGGGGTGTGGTGGACGCCTCGGACTTTTCCAGTGAGTGGCTGGACATTTTCTCGTCTTTCAAGAACGTTTCAGACTTTGGCTTGAGAAGTATCGAACAAGCGCCGGACAGCAGACCTCCCATCTTCGCCACAAACCGAATGAAACTGGGCTCTCCTATCCCTGGAGAGGTCGCCTTCAGGATCTGCGCCCTGAGGGAGACGTTTGAGGAGAGCGGTGTGCTGCTGGTTCTGTCTAAAATGGAAGAGGAAAGTTTGTTGGAAAGTTTAAAGGACAGACGTTACAACGACCAAGCGCTTCCCTGTCAAACAAACGTGCTGAGCAGTAGTGAACTCACTAAGTGGAGAGCTCTGGTGAACCAGAACCCCTCCAATTTCATCCGGATGTGCAGAGAGCTGGAGGTGCTGCCCAACATCTGGGCTTTACATGAATGGAGCAACTGGCTGACCCCAGCGGGCAAGTACGGTGGTACGAGGTTTGACACAGCCTTCTTCATCTGCTGCCTGCAGGAGGCCCCGCACACTCTGCAGGACCAGAGGGAAATCGTCCATTATCAG tggTCCACACCATCAGAGGTCCTGCAGAGCTCCCAGGCACAGGAGTTGTGGATCCCGCCGCCACAGTTCTATGAGTTTAGCCGCCTGTGTCGTTTCCCTCTCCTTAGTGACCTTCATGTCTTTGCCAGCCAGCGTGCCATAAAGGGCTGCGAGCACTGGCTGCCTGTAGTTTTCTTAAAAGATGACCACTACATCTCACTGCTTCCAG GTGACAAGCTGTACCCATTGGACGGCTCGGAGGACATTCAGGTGGATACAGGCACAGACTCACAGCTGGACAAGCCGGAGGAAGAACCTGCACTACACCGCATTTTGGTCATGAGTTCAAATAGTTTAGCGCTTCAGATCACCATCCAGCCTAAATACGACCACGTGCTTCCAGTTATCATGCCACCCTTGTCACATGACCCTCAAAGTCGGCTTTGA
- the si:ch73-167i17.6 gene encoding regulator of G-protein signaling 9-binding protein, translating into MGKDECKTMLDALNKVTACYRHLVIALGSTSDSQNLREELKRTRKKAQELAVANRTKLTSLLKDKSISKDDRAEYERLWVLFSSSMDLLEVDMKRSLEIGQDFPLKVPTRHLIQTGMTGGTTAVAARAMSVQNMKYEVDSNIDTTDLRELQSEICQVSQMMEEMEMKVQVAPWAVEAKQEAGAELKSNMSVGNSSVGVISICEDEPKEEDGGGSRDTGFASICAVVGFFIIVTVAVVLGYLVINMS; encoded by the coding sequence atGGGAAAAGATGAGTGTAAAACAATGCTGGACGCCTTGAACAAAGTGACCGCCTGCTATAGGCATTTGGTCATCGCCCTAGGAAGCACCTCGGACTCGCAGAACCTACGGGAGGAGCTGAAGAGGACCCGCAAAAAGGCCCAGGAGCTGGCCGTGGCCAACAGGACTAAGCTGACCTCTCTGCTTAAAGACAAGAGCATCAGCAAAGATGACCGGGCCGAGTACGAGCGCCTCTGGGTGCTCTTCTCCAGCAGCATGGATCTGCTGGAGGTGGACATGAAAAGGTCCCTGGAGATAGGGCAGGATTTCCCCCTCAAGGTGCCGACGAGGCACCTCATCCAGACGGGTATGACCGGCGGCACCACCGCCGTGGCGGCCCGGGCCATGAGTGTGCAGAACATGAAGTACGAGGTGGACAGCAACATCGACACGACGGACCTCCGGGAGCTGCAGTCCGAGATCTGCCAGGTGAGCCAGAtgatggaggagatggagatgaaGGTGCAGGTAGCGCCGTGGGCCGTGGAGGCGAAGCAGGAGGCGGGCGCGGAGCTCAAGTCCAACATGAGTGTGGGCAACTCCTCCGTGGGTGTCATCTCCATCTGCGAGGACGAGCCCAAAGAAGAAGACGGTGGAGGCAGCAGGGACACTGGCTTTGCATCCATCTGCGCCGTGGTCGGATTCTTTATCATCGTTACTGTCGCTGTGGTTCTAGGATATCTGGTCATCAACATGTCCTGA
- the slc7a9 gene encoding b(0,+)-type amino acid transporter 1 gives MDENGARERKESLNGSTGPSMDSPAKDKQAVKAAVLQKDVGLLSGIGFIVGSMIGSGIFISPKAVLLYSGAVGPCLLTWAACGVISTMGALCYAELGTMITKSGADYSYLMEAFGPILAYLYSWTTVIVLRPSAFAIITLSFAEYASTPFYPGCTPPLIITKCLAAAAICVVVSVNCFSARLARYVQNFFTAAKLLIIFIITGAGIVLLAQGNTENFSNAFSDTPPSFGAIGLAFYNGLWAFDGWNQLNFITEEVKDPYRNLPLAIIIGIPLVSVCYVMVNIAYFTVMTSTEVLVSPAVAVTFGDKVFYPLSWIVPLFVVFSTIGTANGSCFSGARLTYVSGREGHMVKILSYISPKYCTPLPALILNGVLAMFYLIPADINTLINYFSFAQWMFYGLTTLGLIVMRFTRKELHRPVKVPVVIAGLMVLVSGYLVLAPIIDKPEVEYIYCAVFMFSGFLLYYPFVHRKVEWARKLMRPITIYLQLLMEVVPPEKTE, from the exons ATGGATGAAAATGGCGCTAGGGAGAGGAAGGAGTCGCTGAATGGCTCCACTGGCCCCAGCATGGATTCTCCTGCTAAGGACAAACAGGCTGTGAAGGCCGCTGTGCTTCAAaaagat GTTGGTCTGCTGAGTGGCATCGGTTTTATTGTGGGGAGTATGATCGGCTCAGGCATCTTCATTTCTCCCAAGGCTGTTCTGCTGTATAGTGGAGCTGTGGGACCGTGCCTCCTCACCTGGGCTGCCTGTGGCGTGATTTCCACTATGG GGGCACTGTGCTACGCTGAGCTTGGCACCATGATCACCAAATCCGGCGCagattattcatatttaatggaGGCTTTTGGCCCCATTTTGGCCTACCTCTACTCCTGGACCACTGTCATTGTGTTGAGGCCTTCAGCCTTTGCCATCATCACGCTGAGCTTTGCAGAATATGCCTCCACTCCTTTCTACCCTGGCTGCACTCCTCCCCTCATTATTACCAAGTGTCTGGCTGCAGCAGCTATAT GTGTCGTCGTCTCAGTCAACTGTTTTAGTGCTAGACTGGCGAGATATGTGCAGAATTTCTTTACTGCAGCTaaacttttaatcatttttatcatAACGGGGGCTGGAATTGTTCTGTTAGCTCAAG GAAATACTGAGAATTTTTCAAATGCATTCAGTGACACTCCGCCATCTTTTGGAGCAATTGGTCTTGCGTTTTATAACGGGTTATGGGCCTTTGATGGATG GAACCAACTGAATTTTATCACAGAGGAAGTGAAAGACCCATACAG GAACTTGCCACTGGCCATTATTATTGGGATCCCCTTGGTTTCTGTGTGCTATGTAATGGTCAACATTGCTTACTTCACTGTCATGACCTCCACTGAAGTGCTGGTGTCTCCAGCTGTTGCTGTG ACGTTTGGGGACAAAGTCTTTTATCCTCTGTCCTGGATCGTTCCACTTTTTGTTGTCTTCTCTACAATTGGTACTGCCAATGGATCCTGCTTCAGTGGTGCCAG ACTGACGTATGTATCTGGTAGAGAGGGTCACATGGTGAAAATTTTATCCTATATCAGTCCAAAGTACTGTACACCATTACCTGCTCTCATACTGAAT ggTGTTTTGGCTATGTTCTACCTTATCCCAGCTGACATTAACACCCTTATAAACTACTTCAGCTTTGCCCAGTGGATGTTTTATGGTCTGACAACACTGGGACTCATAGTGATGCGATTCACAAGGAAGGAGCTCCACAGACCAGTGAAG GTGCCAGTTGTCATAGCGGGCCTGATGGTGCTGGTGTCTGGCTACTTAGTCCTGGCCCCCATCATTGATAAGCCAGAAGTGGAATATATCTACTGTGCAGTGTTCATGTTCAGTGGATTTCTACTCTATTACCCTTTTGTTCACCGTAAGGTTGAATGGGCACGCAAACTCATGA GGCCCATTACTATTTATCTCCAGCTGCTGATGGAGGTAGTTCCTCCAGAGAAAACGGAATGA